From one Pseudactinotalea sp. HY158 genomic stretch:
- a CDS encoding sugar phosphate isomerase/epimerase, with amino-acid sequence MARPITLFTGQWADLPFEEVARLAGEWGYDGLEIASWGDHLDPWRAAEDDAYVRNRLDILEKNGLQVFTISNHLKGQAVCDDPIDERHRGILPDRIWGDGDPEGVRRRAAEELKVTATAAARLGVKTVSGFTGSSIWKYVAMFPPVSEELVEAGYRDFADRWNPILDVFDAEGVRFALEPHPSEIAYDYWTTQRTLEAIGHREAFGLNWDPSHFMWQDLDPVSFLWDFRDKIFHVHCKDSKRRLNGRNGRLGSHLPWADPRRGWDFISTGHGDVPWEDAIRMLNAIGYDGPLSVEWEDAGMDRLVGGPKALEFVRSLSFKTSDAAFDAAFSTR; translated from the coding sequence ATGGCACGACCGATCACGCTGTTCACCGGCCAGTGGGCCGACCTGCCGTTCGAGGAGGTGGCCCGGCTCGCGGGCGAGTGGGGCTACGACGGCCTCGAGATCGCCTCCTGGGGCGATCACCTCGACCCGTGGCGCGCCGCCGAGGACGACGCCTACGTGCGCAACCGCCTCGACATCCTGGAGAAGAACGGCCTGCAGGTCTTCACCATCTCCAACCACCTCAAGGGTCAGGCCGTCTGCGACGACCCGATCGACGAGCGTCACCGGGGCATACTGCCGGACCGGATCTGGGGCGACGGCGACCCCGAGGGCGTGCGCCGGCGTGCGGCGGAGGAGCTCAAGGTGACGGCGACGGCCGCGGCCCGGCTCGGCGTCAAGACCGTGAGCGGCTTCACCGGCAGCTCCATCTGGAAGTACGTGGCGATGTTCCCGCCGGTGTCGGAGGAGCTGGTCGAGGCCGGCTACCGGGACTTCGCCGACCGCTGGAACCCGATCCTCGACGTCTTCGACGCCGAGGGTGTCCGGTTCGCGCTCGAGCCGCACCCCTCCGAGATCGCCTACGACTACTGGACGACGCAGCGCACCCTCGAGGCGATCGGGCACCGGGAGGCGTTCGGCCTCAACTGGGACCCCTCCCACTTCATGTGGCAGGACCTCGACCCGGTCTCGTTCCTGTGGGACTTCCGCGACAAGATCTTCCACGTGCACTGCAAGGACTCCAAGCGGCGCCTCAACGGGCGCAACGGCCGGCTCGGATCGCACCTGCCGTGGGCGGACCCGCGCCGGGGCTGGGACTTCATCTCGACCGGTCACGGCGACGTGCCGTGGGAGGACGCGATCCGCATGCTCAACGCCATCGGCTACGACGGCCCGCTCTCGGTCGAGTGGGAGGACGCCGGGATGGACCGGCTCGTGGGCGGACCGAAGGCGCTCGAGTTCGTGCGCTCGCTCTCGTTCAAGACCTCGGATGCGGCCTTCGACGCCGCCTTCTCCACCCGCTGA
- a CDS encoding Gfo/Idh/MocA family protein produces MIGYAFMGRAHSQAWRVAPRFFDLPLEPRMGLLVGRNEAAATAAAGRLGWAEVETDWRRVVERDDVDLVDICTPGDTHAEIAAAALRAGKHVLVEKPMANSVAEAEAMVAAAEDARGSGARAMVGFTYRRVPAVALARQLVAEGRIGQVRQVRAQYLQDWLADDEAPLSWRLDKDRAGSGALGDIGAHIVDLTEFVTGERYVGVSGMLETFVHERPTAGSSDGLSSTAGTGRGRVTVDDAAAFTARLSGGGTAVLEATRVAWGRKNAMRFEISGSTGTLAFDFEEMNILHHYDASTPACDGGFRRILVTESDHPYIAAWWPPGHGLGYEHGFTHQAVDLVEAIAGGHDPAPSFADGLHVQQVLAAVERSSTAQGAFTAVGD; encoded by the coding sequence ATGATCGGATACGCCTTCATGGGGCGGGCCCACTCCCAGGCGTGGCGGGTGGCCCCGAGGTTCTTCGACCTCCCGCTCGAGCCCCGCATGGGGCTGCTCGTCGGACGGAACGAGGCGGCGGCCACGGCGGCGGCCGGCAGGCTCGGCTGGGCGGAGGTGGAGACCGACTGGCGCCGCGTCGTCGAACGAGACGACGTCGACCTCGTCGACATCTGCACGCCGGGCGATACGCACGCCGAGATCGCCGCGGCGGCATTGCGCGCCGGCAAGCACGTGCTCGTGGAGAAGCCGATGGCCAACTCGGTCGCCGAGGCCGAGGCGATGGTCGCGGCCGCCGAGGACGCCCGCGGGAGCGGCGCCCGGGCGATGGTCGGCTTCACCTACCGGCGCGTGCCCGCGGTCGCCCTCGCCCGCCAACTCGTGGCCGAGGGCCGGATCGGGCAGGTGCGCCAGGTGCGCGCCCAGTACCTTCAGGACTGGCTCGCCGACGATGAGGCGCCGCTGTCGTGGCGGCTCGACAAGGACCGGGCCGGCTCCGGGGCGCTCGGCGACATCGGCGCGCACATCGTCGACCTGACCGAGTTCGTCACCGGGGAGCGCTACGTCGGGGTCTCCGGGATGCTCGAGACGTTCGTGCACGAGCGCCCGACCGCGGGCAGCTCGGACGGCCTGAGCAGCACGGCCGGGACCGGACGGGGCCGGGTCACGGTCGACGACGCGGCCGCGTTCACCGCCCGTCTCAGCGGCGGCGGCACGGCGGTGCTCGAGGCGACCCGCGTGGCCTGGGGCCGGAAGAACGCGATGCGCTTCGAGATCTCGGGCAGCACGGGAACGCTCGCATTCGACTTCGAGGAGATGAACATCCTCCACCACTACGACGCCTCGACCCCCGCCTGCGACGGCGGATTCCGGCGGATCCTCGTGACCGAATCGGATCACCCGTACATCGCGGCCTGGTGGCCGCCCGGGCACGGTCTCGGCTACGAACACGGCTTCACCCACCAGGCCGTCGATCTCGTCGAGGCGATCGCGGGCGGGCACGACCCCGCGCCGTCCTTCGCCGACGGGCTGCACGTGCAACAGGTCCTGGCCGCCGTCGAACGCTCGAGCACTGCCCAGGGCGCCTTCACGGCCGTGGGCGACTGA
- a CDS encoding substrate-binding domain-containing protein has protein sequence MSRTITRRRLTVAAGLSTMLLLAGCVSNTPEDTSGEGGSDTGSDSAPAASGNDEPGDTVTIGFSAPAADHGWMGAMTTLAQAEAAKFEDVDLQVAEGTNDVALQITQIQTFINNGVDAIVMVPFDGAALTGVALEAMAAGIPVINVDREFSDSNASRVTVLGDNYGMGVSAGEYICERLGGQDDAVIAEIAGIDSLPLTQDRSQGFADALGDCGLEVSNRVAADFTVQGGEESTSNLLQAAPKIDAIWNHDDDQGVGVLSAIDAADRDEFFLVGGAGSANMMRHIQEGDSVVEATVLYPATQAADGVRLARLLVQDKAMADLAEVQVPRKVQLYAPVVTSDNVDQFIDAAFES, from the coding sequence ATGTCACGGACCATCACGCGTCGCCGGCTCACCGTCGCCGCCGGACTCTCCACCATGCTGCTGCTCGCCGGCTGCGTGAGCAACACCCCGGAGGACACCTCCGGTGAGGGCGGCTCCGACACCGGCTCGGACTCCGCGCCGGCCGCCTCGGGCAACGACGAGCCGGGTGACACGGTCACGATCGGCTTCTCCGCCCCGGCCGCCGACCACGGCTGGATGGGCGCCATGACCACCCTCGCGCAGGCCGAGGCCGCGAAGTTCGAGGACGTCGACCTTCAGGTCGCCGAGGGCACGAACGACGTCGCCCTGCAGATCACCCAGATCCAGACCTTCATCAACAACGGGGTCGACGCGATCGTCATGGTCCCCTTCGACGGCGCGGCCCTCACCGGCGTGGCCCTCGAGGCCATGGCCGCGGGCATCCCGGTGATCAACGTCGACCGCGAGTTCTCGGACTCCAACGCCTCCCGCGTGACCGTGCTCGGCGACAACTACGGCATGGGCGTGAGCGCCGGCGAGTACATCTGTGAGCGCCTCGGCGGCCAGGACGACGCGGTGATCGCCGAGATCGCCGGGATCGACAGCCTGCCCCTGACCCAGGACCGGAGCCAGGGCTTCGCGGACGCCCTCGGCGACTGCGGCCTCGAGGTCTCCAACCGCGTCGCCGCCGACTTCACGGTCCAGGGCGGGGAGGAGTCGACCTCCAACCTGCTGCAGGCCGCCCCGAAGATCGACGCGATCTGGAACCACGACGACGACCAGGGCGTCGGCGTGCTCTCGGCGATCGACGCCGCCGACCGCGACGAGTTCTTCCTCGTCGGCGGTGCCGGCTCGGCGAACATGATGCGTCACATCCAGGAGGGCGACTCGGTGGTCGAGGCCACGGTGCTCTACCCGGCGACCCAGGCCGCCGACGGCGTGCGCCTCGCGCGACTGCTCGTGCAGGACAAGGCGATGGCGGACCTCGCCGAGGTGCAGGTGCCCCGCAAGGTGCAGCTGTACGCCCCGGTCGTGACCTCGGACAACGTCGACCAGTTCATCGACGCCGCGTTCGAGTCCTGA
- a CDS encoding ABC transporter permease: protein MSENVSAVQSAGPLARVRSSPGLVRNLGLIIALVLLCVVGAVTSGDQFVSSANLMVILSSAATIGIMSIGMTFVITGGGIDLSVGSMLGLATVWATTLATQTMAASSGWFVIAVTAVLVGAGVGLVNGIIIAYGRVEAFIATLAMMVGARGLAEIISGRHTQLVDNDAFLDVFRADVLGVPAIVWMFLVVAVAGWFLLNRTTFGRRTIAVGGNPEAARLAGIKVKRHTMYLYALAGTTVGIAAITMLARTRSGSSTNGTMYELDAIAAVVIGGTLLMGGRGTIFGTVLGVLIFSTLTNVFIQNNLSTSAQSLVKGAIIVIAVLLQQRFANRGSS, encoded by the coding sequence ATGAGCGAGAACGTATCGGCGGTCCAGTCCGCCGGACCCCTCGCGCGAGTTCGGAGCAGCCCGGGGCTCGTGCGCAACCTCGGCCTCATCATCGCCCTCGTGCTCTTGTGCGTCGTGGGCGCGGTGACCTCGGGCGACCAGTTCGTCAGCTCCGCGAACCTCATGGTCATCCTCAGCAGCGCCGCGACCATCGGCATCATGTCCATCGGGATGACGTTCGTGATCACCGGCGGCGGGATCGACCTCTCGGTCGGCTCGATGCTCGGCCTCGCGACCGTCTGGGCGACGACGCTGGCCACCCAGACGATGGCCGCCAGCAGCGGCTGGTTCGTCATCGCCGTCACGGCAGTCCTCGTGGGCGCCGGAGTCGGGCTGGTCAACGGCATCATCATCGCCTACGGCCGGGTCGAGGCGTTCATCGCGACGCTGGCCATGATGGTCGGTGCGCGCGGCCTGGCCGAGATCATCTCCGGCCGCCACACCCAGCTCGTCGACAACGACGCGTTCCTCGACGTGTTCCGGGCGGACGTCCTGGGCGTGCCCGCGATCGTGTGGATGTTCCTCGTCGTGGCCGTCGCCGGCTGGTTCCTGCTCAACCGCACGACCTTCGGCCGACGCACCATCGCGGTGGGCGGAAACCCGGAGGCGGCTCGCCTGGCCGGAATCAAGGTCAAGCGCCACACCATGTACCTCTACGCGCTCGCGGGCACCACCGTCGGGATCGCCGCGATCACGATGCTTGCGCGCACCCGCTCCGGCTCGTCCACGAACGGCACCATGTACGAGCTGGACGCGATCGCCGCCGTGGTGATCGGCGGCACGCTGCTCATGGGAGGGCGCGGGACCATCTTCGGCACGGTCCTGGGCGTGCTCATCTTCTCCACCCTCACGAACGTCTTCATCCAGAACAACCTGTCCACATCGGCCCAGTCGCTCGTCAAGGGCGCCATCATCGTCATCGCGGTGCTCCTGCAGCAGCGCTTCGCCAATCGCGGGTCGAGTTAG
- a CDS encoding sugar ABC transporter ATP-binding protein: MVTADPSTPLLSVTGLIKHFPGAKALDGVDFDVRTGEVHCLLGQNGAGKSTLIKVLAGAHQLDSGQVRWNGEDVTIASPSVALEIGIATMYQELDVVDGLSVAENIFLGHELARGGVLRRGEAHDRTRKLLARLGHPEIRPGQEVGQLSAAGRQIVSMARALSRNARVIVMDEPSAVLDPEEVDNLFTVVESVTAEGVAVIYISHRLEEIRRIGDRITVLKDGKTVASGLQVSETSTPELIELMTGRVIAADFGGARTGEIGEVRLEVEDLELAGVFEHVSFTVRAGEIVGLAGLVGAGRSEIVESVYGARTSTGGTVRVNGKALRRGSVERAVAHGIGLAPEERKSQGLLLDEPVYRNITLSTFARFARGGFLKERAERAAAREQIASLQLAPGDPDRRIRTLSGGNQQKAMLARWLVHGCEVLILDEPTRGVDVGARAEIYALIRTLAAQGAAVLMVSSEIEEVLGLADRVLVIADGRVVHEGPADQIDEHGVLDLIMEGTSV; encoded by the coding sequence ATGGTCACAGCAGACCCCTCCACACCGCTCCTGAGCGTGACGGGGCTCATCAAACACTTCCCTGGTGCCAAGGCGCTCGACGGGGTCGACTTCGACGTGCGTACGGGCGAGGTGCACTGCCTCCTCGGCCAGAACGGTGCCGGCAAGTCCACCCTCATCAAGGTGCTCGCGGGCGCCCATCAGCTCGACTCCGGGCAGGTGCGATGGAACGGGGAGGACGTCACGATCGCCTCGCCCTCCGTCGCACTCGAGATCGGGATCGCGACGATGTACCAGGAGCTCGACGTCGTCGACGGGCTGAGCGTCGCCGAGAACATCTTCCTCGGGCACGAGCTCGCCCGCGGCGGGGTGCTCCGCCGGGGCGAGGCCCACGACCGAACGAGGAAGCTCCTCGCGCGGCTCGGACATCCGGAGATCCGGCCGGGCCAGGAGGTCGGGCAGCTGTCCGCCGCCGGCCGCCAGATCGTCTCGATGGCGCGGGCACTCTCGCGCAACGCCCGCGTGATCGTCATGGACGAGCCCTCGGCGGTGCTCGACCCCGAGGAGGTCGACAACCTGTTCACGGTGGTGGAGTCCGTGACCGCCGAAGGCGTCGCGGTCATCTACATCTCCCACCGACTCGAGGAGATCCGCCGCATCGGCGACCGGATCACCGTGCTCAAGGACGGCAAGACGGTCGCGAGCGGCCTCCAGGTCTCCGAGACCTCGACGCCGGAACTCATCGAACTCATGACCGGTCGCGTCATCGCCGCCGACTTCGGCGGCGCCCGCACGGGTGAGATCGGCGAGGTGCGACTCGAGGTCGAGGACCTCGAACTCGCCGGGGTCTTCGAGCACGTCTCCTTCACCGTCCGCGCCGGGGAGATCGTCGGCCTGGCCGGGCTCGTCGGGGCCGGCCGTTCGGAGATCGTCGAGAGCGTCTACGGCGCGCGCACCTCGACCGGCGGCACGGTGCGGGTGAACGGCAAGGCGCTGCGCCGGGGCTCCGTGGAGCGCGCCGTCGCGCACGGCATCGGGCTCGCCCCCGAGGAGCGCAAGAGCCAGGGCCTGCTCCTCGACGAGCCCGTCTACCGCAACATCACGCTGTCCACCTTCGCGCGCTTCGCCCGCGGCGGCTTCCTCAAGGAGCGCGCCGAGCGCGCCGCCGCCCGCGAACAGATCGCGTCCCTGCAGCTGGCCCCGGGCGATCCGGACCGGCGGATCCGGACCCTCTCTGGCGGCAACCAGCAGAAGGCGATGCTCGCCCGCTGGCTCGTCCACGGCTGCGAGGTCCTCATCCTCGACGAGCCGACCCGCGGCGTGGACGTCGGCGCCCGAGCCGAGATCTACGCCCTTATCCGTACCCTCGCGGCCCAAGGCGCCGCCGTCCTCATGGTCTCGAGCGAGATCGAGGAGGTGCTCGGCCTGGCGGACCGGGTGCTGGTCATCGCCGACGGCCGCGTAGTCCACGAGGGACCGGCCGATCAGATCGACGAGCACGGAGTGCTCGACCTCATCATGGAAGGAACCAGCGTATGA
- a CDS encoding ROK family protein has translation MTDTDTRVSQLVAAKPRGNDPRSAGALFQFVRDGLPHTRAELAAATRFARPTVAARVDELLASGLLIATGEAVSTGGRPPATFAFNAGVRLILVADIGASHYRLAITDLAANIVSERSLPVTISAGPEPVLDSVAAEFEQMLIEIDRPVTDVLGVGIGLPGPVQHDTGQPISPPIMPGWDGFDVPARMQRTFPVPVLVDNDVNIMALGEHRSQWPDVANLLFIKVATGVGSGIISDGELRRGAQGAAGDLGHIAVPRGEPVPCRCGNLGCLEALASGHAIVESLREQGYDIEATAEIVDLVRAGDTRTMQAVRQAGRDIGDVVAGCVNLLNPSVIVIGGVIADAGEHLLAGLREVVYSRSLPLATEHLRIVTSQTAGRAGILGAARMVAKRVLDAPAIDEFLAGA, from the coding sequence ATGACAGACACCGACACCCGAGTCTCCCAGCTCGTGGCCGCCAAGCCACGGGGGAACGATCCTCGTTCCGCCGGAGCCCTGTTCCAGTTCGTCCGCGACGGACTCCCCCACACGCGCGCCGAGCTGGCCGCGGCGACGAGGTTCGCGCGGCCGACGGTGGCCGCCCGGGTCGACGAGCTCCTCGCCTCCGGCCTCCTCATCGCCACGGGCGAGGCGGTCTCCACCGGCGGGCGCCCGCCCGCCACGTTCGCGTTCAACGCCGGCGTGCGCCTCATCCTCGTCGCCGACATCGGCGCGAGCCACTACCGGCTGGCCATCACCGACCTCGCCGCCAACATCGTGAGCGAGCGCTCGCTGCCGGTCACGATCAGCGCCGGCCCCGAGCCGGTGCTCGACTCGGTCGCGGCCGAGTTCGAGCAGATGCTCATCGAGATCGACCGGCCGGTCACCGACGTCCTCGGGGTGGGGATCGGGCTGCCGGGCCCGGTCCAGCACGACACGGGCCAGCCGATCAGCCCTCCGATCATGCCCGGCTGGGACGGCTTCGACGTGCCCGCACGGATGCAGCGGACGTTCCCGGTCCCCGTGCTGGTCGACAACGACGTGAACATCATGGCGCTCGGCGAGCACCGGTCGCAGTGGCCCGACGTCGCGAACCTGCTGTTCATCAAGGTCGCCACGGGCGTCGGCTCGGGGATCATCTCGGACGGCGAGCTGCGGCGGGGCGCGCAGGGGGCCGCCGGCGACCTCGGGCACATCGCGGTCCCCCGCGGGGAACCGGTGCCCTGCCGCTGTGGCAACCTCGGCTGCCTCGAGGCACTCGCCAGCGGCCACGCGATCGTGGAGTCACTGCGCGAGCAGGGGTACGACATCGAGGCCACGGCCGAGATCGTCGACCTCGTGCGCGCCGGCGACACGCGCACGATGCAGGCCGTGCGCCAGGCCGGTCGCGACATCGGCGACGTGGTCGCCGGGTGCGTCAACCTGCTCAATCCGTCGGTCATCGTCATCGGCGGGGTCATCGCCGATGCGGGCGAGCACCTGCTCGCCGGCCTGCGCGAGGTGGTCTACAGCCGCTCGCTGCCGCTGGCCACCGAGCACCTGCGGATCGTCACCTCCCAGACCGCCGGCCGGGCCGGGATCCTCGGGGCCGCCCGGATGGTGGCCAAGCGGGTGCTCGACGCGCCCGCGATCGACGAGTTCCTCGCCGGCGCCTGA